One window of the Eucalyptus grandis isolate ANBG69807.140 chromosome 6, ASM1654582v1, whole genome shotgun sequence genome contains the following:
- the LOC104452213 gene encoding pseudo histidine-containing phosphotransfer protein 6-like: MVENLYKGVVFQGDLRLCWHGVLDEQFLQLQQLHDENSSNFVSVVMTIYFHESEKLLRNLRLLLMDRELSDYRKMEIHLKQMMGGSSSICAKRVRNVCIAFRSASGQSNHAGCLRALELLEQEYCYLNNKLHELFQIEQHRALASGVSYPAHHD, translated from the exons ATGgtagaaaatttatataaagGTGTGGTTTTCCAAGGAGATCTGCGGCTG TGTTGGCATGGAGTGCTGGATGAGCAGTTCTTGCAGCTGCAACAGCTCCATGACGAGAACTCCTCAAACTTCGTGTCGGTGGTCATGACCATCTACTTCCACGAGTCCGAGAAGCTCCTCCGCAACCTCCGATTGCTCCT GATGGACAGAGAGCTGTCGGACTACAGGAAGATGGAGATACACTTGAAACAGATGATGGGAGGCAGCTCCAGCATCTGTGCCAAGCGCGTCCGGAACGTCTGCATCGCCTTCCGCAGCGCTTCCGGGCAGAGCAACCATGCCGG gtGTTTGAGAGCCTTGGAGTTGCTTGAACAAGAATATTGCTACCTCAACAACAAACTCCACGAACTTTTCCAG ATAGAGCAACATAGAGCTTTGGCATCTGGGGTTAGCTATCCTGCACACCACGACTGA